One window of Nicotiana tomentosiformis chromosome 11, ASM39032v3, whole genome shotgun sequence genomic DNA carries:
- the LOC104092230 gene encoding uncharacterized protein isoform X1 encodes MYTHCHLRVLTSLAVTSLYILSPFFFVLLCFHHSNHLHLFKIAAYMICLKLRQKEAEVEKIRTFIRSVITISEEEDGFRFGSHYCLPGATSNSFTISSFDLQNIKMNYRHAKHFILMIR; translated from the exons ATGTATACACACTGTCATTTGCGTGTGCTCACTTCTCTTGCTGTCACCTCTCTCTATATACTTTCcccctttttttttgttttgctttGCTTCCACCACTCAAACCACTTACACTTGTTCAAGATAGCAGCATATATGATCTGTCTTAAACTAAG ACAGAAAGAAGCTGAAGTTGAAAAAATCAGAACATTTATCAGATCAG TTATTACTATCTCTGAAGAAGAGGACGGATTTAGATTTGGGAG CCACTATTGCCTGCCGGGGGCGACATCAAACAGCTTTACTATTTCTTCTTTTGATTTGCag AATATAAAGATGAACTATAGGCATGCCAAGCATTTCATATTAATGATAAGATGA
- the LOC104092230 gene encoding uncharacterized protein isoform X2 — MYQFVFINSCSLGGFWRLDRKKLKLKKSEHLSDQLLLSLKKRTDLDLGATIACRGRHQTALLFLLLICRILLATYLLG; from the exons ATGTACCAGTTTGTATTTATCAATTCATGTTCTCTTGGTGGGTTTTGGAGATTAGACAGAAAGAAGCTGAAGTTGAAAAAATCAGAACATTTATCAGATCAG TTATTACTATCTCTGAAGAAGAGGACGGATTTAGATTTGGGAG CCACTATTGCCTGCCGGGGGCGACATCAAACAGCTTTACTATTTCTTCTTTTGATTTGCag GATACTTCTGGCTACCTATCTCCTTGGCTGA
- the LOC104092230 gene encoding uncharacterized protein isoform X3 encodes MFSWWVLEIRQKEAEVEKIRTFIRSVITISEEEDGFRFGSHYCLPGATSNSFTISSFDLQNIKMNYRHAKHFILMIR; translated from the exons ATGTTCTCTTGGTGGGTTTTGGAGATTAGACAGAAAGAAGCTGAAGTTGAAAAAATCAGAACATTTATCAGATCAG TTATTACTATCTCTGAAGAAGAGGACGGATTTAGATTTGGGAG CCACTATTGCCTGCCGGGGGCGACATCAAACAGCTTTACTATTTCTTCTTTTGATTTGCag AATATAAAGATGAACTATAGGCATGCCAAGCATTTCATATTAATGATAAGATGA